The Apodemus sylvaticus chromosome 5, mApoSyl1.1, whole genome shotgun sequence genome has a segment encoding these proteins:
- the Vps18 gene encoding vacuolar protein sorting-associated protein 18 homolog, which yields MASILDEYEDSLSRSAVLQTGCPSVGIPHSGYVNAHLEKEVPIFTKQRIDFTPSERITSLVVSCNQLCMSLGKDTLLRIDLGKASEPNRVELGRKDDAKVHKLFLDHTGSHLLIALSSTEVLYLNRNGQKARPLARWKGQLVESVGWNKAHGNESTTGPILVGTAQGQIFEAELSASEGGLFGPAPDLYFRPLYVLNEEGGPAPVCSLEAERGPDGRCFVIATTRQRLFQFIGRAVEDAEAQGFSGLFAAYTDHPPPFREFPSNLGYSELAFYTPKLRSAPRAFAWMMGDGVLYGSLDCGRPDSLLSEERVWEYPAGVGPGASPPLAIVLTQFHFLLLLADRVEAVCTLTGQVVLRDHFLEKFGPLRHMVKDSSTGHLWAYTERAVFRYHVQREARDVWRTYLDMNRFDLAKEYCRERPDCLDTVLAREADFCFRQHRYLESARCYALTQSYFEEIALKFLEARQEEALAEFLQRKLAGLKPTERTQATLLTTWLTELYLSRLGALQGDPDALNLYRDTRECFRTFLSSPRHKEWLFASRASIHELLASHGDTEHMVYFAVIMQDYERVVAYHCQHEAYEEALAVLARHRDPQLFYKFSPILIRHIPRQLVDAWIEMGSRLDARQLIPALVNYSQGGEAQQVSQAIRYMEFCVNVLGETEQAIHNYLLSLYARGQPASLLAYLEQAGASPHRVHYDLKYALRLCAEHGHHRACVHVYKVLELYEEAVDLALQVDVDLAKQCADLPEEDEELRKKLWLKIARHVVQEEEDVQTAMACLASCPLLKIEDVLPFFPDFVTIDHFKEAICSSLKAYNHHIQELQREMEEATASAQRIRRDLQELRGRYGTVEPQDKCSTCDFPLLNRPFYLFLCGHMFHADCLLQAVRPGLPAYKQARLEELQRKLGAAPPPTKGSAKAKEAEAGAAAVGPSREQLKADLDELVAAECVYCGELMIRSIDRPFIDPQRYEEEHLSWL from the exons ATGGCGTCCATTCTGGATGAGTATGAGGACTCACTGTCCCGCTCGGCCGTCTTGCAGACTGGTTGCCCTAGCGTGGGCATCCCCCATTCTG GGTATGTAAATGCCCACCTGGAGAAGGAGGTGCCTATCTTCACAAAGCAACGGATTGACTTCACCCCCTCCGAGCGAATCACCAGCCTTGTTGTTTCCTGCAATCAGCTCTGCATGAGCCTGGGCAAGGATACACTGCTCCG CATTGACTTGGGCAAGGCCAGTGAACCCAACCGCGTGGAACTGGGGCGCAAGGATGATGCCAAAGTCCACAAGCTGTTCCTGGACCATACCG GTTCTCATCTGCTGATCGCTCTGAGTAGCACCGAGGTCCTTTACTTGAACCGCAATGGACAGAAGGCCCGGCCGCTGGCTCGTTGGAAGGGGCAGCTGGTGGAGAGCGTGGGCTGGAACAAAGCCCACGGCAACGAGAGCACCACCGGCCCCATCCTGGTCGGCACAGCGCAGGGACAGATCTTTGAGGCGGAGCTCTCAGCTAGCGAAGGTGGCCTCTTCGGCCCTGCCCCGGATCTCTACTTCCGTCCACTGTACGTGTTAAATGAGGAAGGGGGTCCAGCCCCCGTGTGCTCCCTCGAGGCTGAGCGTGGCCCTGATGGACGATGCTTTGTCATTGCCACCACACGGCAGCGCCTCTTTCAGTTCATAGGCCGAGCAGTGGAGGATGCCGAAGCCCAGGGCTTCTCGGGGCTCTTTGCTGCCTATACAGACCACCCACCCCCATTCCGCGAGTTTCCTAGCAACCTGGGGTATAGTGAGTTGGCTTTCTATACGCCTAAGTTACGCTCTGCTCCTCGCGCCTTCGCCTGGATGATGGGAGATGGTGTGCTGTATGGCTCCCTGGACTGCGGCCGTCCTGACTCCCTGCTGAGTGAGGAGCGAGTGTGGGAATACCCAGCTGGGGTTGGTCCTGGGGCCAGTCCACCCTTAGCCATCGTCCTGACCCAGTTCcatttcctgctgctgctggcagACCGGGTGGAGGCTGTGTGCACGCTGACGGGGCAGGTGGTGCTACGGGATCACTTCCTGGAGAAGTTTGGACCACTGAGGCACATGGTGAAGGACTCGTCCACAGGTCACCTGTGGGCCTACACTGAGCGCGCAGTCTTCCGCTACCATGTGCAGCGTGAGGCTCGGGATGTGTGGCGCACCTACCTGGATATGAACCGCTTTGACCTGGCCAAGGAGTATTGTCGAGAGCGGCCTGATTGCCTGGACACGGTCCTGGCCCGAGAGGCTGATTTCTGCTTTCGCCAGCATCGCTACCTGGAGAGTGCCCGCTGCTATGCTCTGACCCAGAGCTATTTTGAGGAGATTGCCCTCAAGTTTTTGGAGGCCCGGCAAGAGGAGGCGCTGGCCGAGTTTCTACAGCGGAAACTGGCCGGCTTGAAGCCGACTGAACGTACCCAGGCCACACTACTGACCACTTGGCTGACAGAGCTCTACCTGAGCCGGCTCGGTGCTCTGCAGGGCGACCCGGATGCTCTGAATCTCTACCGGGACACACGGGAGTGCTTCCGTACCTTCCTCAGTAGCCCTCGGCACAAAGAGTGGCTCTTTGCCAGCCGGGCCTCCATCCATGAGCTGCTCGCCAGTCATGGGGACACGGAGCACATGGTGTATTTTGCAGTGATCATGCAGGACTACGAACGGGTGGTCGCATACCACTGCCAGCACGAGGCCTACGAGGAGGCCCTGGCTGTGCTTGCCCGCCACCGTGACCCCCAGCTCTTCTACAAATTCTCACCCATCCTCATCCGACATATCCCTCGCCAGTTAGTGGATGCCTGGATTGAGATGGGCAGCCGGCTGGATGCTCGGCAGCTCATCCCTGCCCTGGTGAACTATAGCCAGGGTGGCGAGGCCCAGCAGGTGAGCCAAGCCATCCGCTATATGGAATTCTGCGTGAATGTGCTTGGTGAGACCGAGCAGGCCATCCACAACTACCTGCTGTCACTGTATGCCCGCGGCCAGCCAGCCTCACTTCTGGCCTATTTGGAGCAAGCTGGCGCTAGCCCACACCGTGTACATTACGATCTCAAATACGCACTTCGACTTTGTGCTGAGCACGGCCACCACCGCGCCTGCGTCCACGTCTATAAGGTGTTGGAGCTGTATGAGGAGGCTGTGGACTTGGCCCTGCag GTGGATGTGGACCTGGCCAAGCAGTGTGCAGATTTgccagaggaagatgaggaactTCGCAAGAAACTATGGCTCAAGATCGCCCGGcacgtggtgcaggaggaggaagacgttCAGACAGCCATGGCCTGCTTGGCCAGCTGCCCCTTGCTCAAGATCGAGGATGTGCTGCCCTTCTTTCCTGACTTTGTCACAATCGACCACTTCAAGGAAGCCATCTGTAGTTCACTCAAGGCCTACAACCACCATATCCAGGAGCTGCAGCGCGAGATGGAAGAGGCCACAGCCAGTGCCCAGCGGATCCGACGAGACTTGCAGGAGCTTCGCGGGCGCTACGGCACGGTGGAGCCCCAGGACAAATGCTCCACCTGCGACTTCCCTTTGCTCAACCGACCCTTTTACCTGTTTCTCTGTGGCCACATGTTCCACGCTGACTGTCTCCTGCAGGCCGTGAGGCCTGGCCTTCCTGCCTACAAGCAGGCCAG